In Pyrus communis chromosome 15, drPyrComm1.1, whole genome shotgun sequence, the genomic stretch ATAGAACTAAAGAGCTTGAATAGCATCAAGATGATGAGTAGGCAATGATGAATTTACATTGGCAACTAGTAACATATTCATCGATGTGAGTTGGGGAAATATCTTAATTAAATGCGTTCTTTTGTCGTGATCTTAAAGCATTACGCTATCTTCCATCACCAGTTACGCTGTTACcgacaaaaacaagaaaactatTACGTTGCTTTTCATCACCACCATGCTAACCCCCAATAGCTTAATCTCAGCTAAATTCTCATCTTTCAGATTAAAAGCCTAATTGATTATGTTTTCCATATATAGTAAGACAAATTCTTCACGGGAATGATTTAGTAATGCTGCAGTTATCAAAGGGAAtaattattggcactccaaaattctcattctacactccaaactttctttatttagaaagaaaaaaaatacacttgtgaggagtgtagaatgagatttttaaagtgccaataacacttctcttatCAAATTTGTTCACAAAATACTGTTGTAGTAAACTGACTCCGAAGATTCATAACAAGATATTGACACGCTTAATGGCATATCACCATCTAGTGAACTAACTTGGCAAATAGATTTAGTATGTAGAAAGCAACTCTTGTTCTCTCTAGAAGTCTCGAGAGGGTGGAGGACGGGCTCCCCGTGAATCTGTTGGCTCGCCCTCTGTCACGCCCCAACCCGCGAATAAAGACTATTCATGAGCCAGCGTGTGAACCATATCTtagctatagaaataaattctacaaccaagatatggtgaaaaataaaataaaattattaaaacttaTTGAATACACAGcggaaataaaatattagtatacaaaattaatttattacaAAAGtaccaacaaaaataataattgaaatgaGTAGCtcttaaaaatacataaaatgaagtaccaacaaaaataataattgaaatgaGTAGCtcttaaaaatacataaaatgtaGGCAATGAGATGCATAAATGTACtcactcccttctaatcccgTTAACGCATACCTAAGGCACCCAAGCCTACACGTCCCATACCATGCTTATACTACTTGGCTCCTAATGCCTTAGAATATGAGTTAACTCCCGTTCGTCCCTTAAACccatttttttgtaattaaactcTCAGTTTCCACTTTATTAAATAGGCACTTCCCCCGACGCCCAATTGTATATTCAAGCCCTTCCCCCGATGCCTGACGTATACAAGATTTCAGTATTTCATAATTAACCAATTTGTATACTTAAGCCTTGCACCCTACACCTGACATATACAaggttcattattttatattcaaaGTAAACTTCAACCCTTGAATATCTTCACAACTTAAACACTTTACACAAGTGAGCACTTGACACAACACAACTCTTTTTCTTGCTTTGcaatgcatatacatatataatgcaATGTAGATATAAAAATCACGCGCCCATTAAATCAACGTATAATTCAAATTAGTTAACAAGCAAGGTAATAATTTATAAAACATCATATAAAGTGTTGCTCATTGACCACTCTATATATTTTTCCATTGTCTTGTCCATTTTGGTCAGGCAACCTGTTTTTATTAGAAAGGAATAGACGTCCATGTTAGAGAAGAGAATTGTTAGAGTGAAATATAAGTCTCAAAGACCACAAGGCATGAAATCATGTCTCCAGCTTTTCCCCAAAcatcatcttttatttttattttagccCACCACTTCTATTTCTTCTCATCTCACTTCCCTTATGTTCTCCCTCACAAACTTGATCACTTTCTTTCACCCGATTCTCCTCTTCCTCCAACCCAACACTCTACCCTTTTTATCATCTTTTAGcttctcctttcttttctaCAAATCGACCCCCAGCTCTCCCGACTCATTCTCTCCTTCCTTTTCACTCTTGCTTTTGCTTcgcactctttttcttttctttcctttcttcttatAACTTGTAATAATGAACACATagatttaagtggttcaccaAATCGGCTACATCCACTAGAGTTGCatatgcatttttgttttctctaTGTAAGAAGATTTACAAAGGACAATGGAGATGGCTTTGAGCCTTTACATAATATGAGAGAAATGGATAGTGAAGGAAAGGGTGGTTTGAGGAAGAAGACGTTCTTCTTGCTAGTGTGGTGGTGTagctgttttttctttttttcttttttttttccttcttctttcttttctcttctctccATGTCTTCCGTTTGGTTGCATGACATCTTCCTCTCCAAAGAATCTTCACAAGTGTGCCAATAGAAAGAAAGCAGGTGTTGTGCCAATCATTAGACATAAAATGTGTTCCAATAGAAACACATCAATTGTTAACCTAATCATCACCATGAAATAACAAGGCAACAAATGTTGTCCTAATCCTTAGCAATGAAATGTGGTCcaatagaaaaacaacaaatgtgAAGCTAATTATGAACTAATGAATAATATGCAAGATGTTCCTTGCATCAAAGGCCACGTGAAATATTCTAACCACAATAAGTTGTCATCTTCCTTTATTTAGAGTGGTGAATATCATGCAAAGTGGACAAAAGCTCAAAAACCACGTTCAAAGTCTAAGGGATATGAATCCCACCTCTTCAAATTTTGGAGGGATGAATCATCACCAAACATTTAACTCTTAGATTCCTAATGAATACAAACTTACCAACTCACCCTTAAGTAGACTTCCACCTTCACATTTAGAGTGGTGAGTTATCACTAAATCATTAACTCCTAATGTTACAAACTCTCCACCTCATCTTTGAGAGAAAATATCAAGACAAAATTACTCATTTAGTCCAACCTCAAACTCTCGGCCCTTTGTGaggaaaatcaaatcaaactcaTTTAATCTCCCTTCtccaattcaaaataaaatatctctaattacTTATGAACATGAAActagtttttgaaataatttgtagCAAAAAGGATTTTACATTGAAACTATTTTACATATCGAAAATAGGTTCTTGTACgtaaaaaaataattacccacaaacatacatatatacatataaccactttttttttaatatggggTATTACACCCTCCACCCTCTCGAGACTCCTAGccctcctccccccccccccccccatcttTCATGTGATTGCTTCCCCCTTTTCCTTCCAACCCCTCCCTTcatttgtttctttgcattCCCTATTTCCCTCCGACTCCTCCCTCCTTTTTCCCTATGTTATCTCGCTTTTGCATATCCTTTTCTTTTGGCCTTTAATCTCTAGTTTTCTTAAGATTTGTGTCAACCTCCCTAAGCTTGTCTCAAATTTTGGCTTTTATGTCTATTTTTTACTCTAAACTTTCTCCCCGCCGTTAGTCCTCCACTGGGACCTCTGCTACCCAGGTCATCGTGTGTCTTTCCTTGGCAGCACACTTTGGTGTTGGATTGTTGTTAAAGTGCTTTTAGCACTCCTTAGTAGGATTATAGGAGTAATGTTTGGGCAAGTGGCTCTCTCACCCTCATTTTCCGTTCATCTAGTTTGGTCATGGGTTCTTCCtcttggtggtggtggcaaaTCGACAATAGCAGCATAGTTGGTGTGGTGGAGTCTGTATTCTTCCAGATctaaggttttttgtttttatgggcTTCTCTGTTGTATTTACTTTTGAACTATACTTACATTTAGATTGCCTTTGGGCTTTTTATATCTTGTATTAGGTTGAAATCTAATGAGAGATTTTAAAATATGTTGTCTCGTTAGGATGGGCGAGATGTTAATAACCGATTTCTATGAGATGGACCTAAACTTCTTGCTACAAATGGGCTTGAGCTATCCTCATCCACTTGGgccaaaatatttgattttggcTTAATTATGTTTCCACTTCAAAGTCACAAGGGGGGTTGAAAGCTTAAAGCCCAAGTAAAtagtacaaaacaaagaaaatggtaatcatagatttttttattattattattattaggaaaactaaccaaaatgacttcaaaactttgagttttaaccaaaaaccatgttataaatttatttaatggTTAGTACAAAGCCCACTTTTAAATGAGCCCAACTTAAATGGCTCAACCTAAATAACAAGTTAATATGTCAATTTTGCCCCAAATGATTTTGGTTTAAGTTACGTTAATTAATCTATTACTTTAGTTATTTTGAAATTAGCACAACCGACTGGAACGACTTTGCTTTTGTGTTGCAGAGTTCTTCAATCTGCATTTTGAGAGTCAATTTTTGTGAACAGAGCAAAGGTTTTAAGAGTTGATTTTTTTGAAATcctgatttttgttttgttcgtTTAGGTCTTTCAAAGTAAGAATTATTCTTCAATTGAAGGTTCGTTGAAGGTTctcagaaattttttttttcccccgaTATTGAAGgttctgaaatttttttttttttttttttttttttggattcatGATCTTCGTTGTTGTTCATTGTTTCACTGGAGTTCTGTAATTGATCGCCGTTTTTCATAGTTTCATTGTTTGGAGGTAATTGGCTCTACATTACAGGTTCTGAGATTCTAGTTTCGtagttttttgagtttttgcattgattgatatattttgtcttaatttgtgttcaaattaaaatataacaAGTAGTCGATTcctgttttttttgtttttttcctcaGTTTTGATCTTACTGTTTTGAAGAATTTGCAGGTGAGTCTTGATTTGTTCATCACGCTAtatgtgtttaatttttaataaatagtgcATGTAGTTTTATAATAGTTTATGAAACAGTTGTTATTTTGTTTgtgatgttttgtttgttttgttttagaaaaattgttattttggttcattttatatgaaggctttttagccaaaatggtccctgagatttgcataactcctcactttagtgcctgagatttcaaatcgataaaagtggtccctgagattgtccaccatccatcaatttggtccttccgttaaaaaaTTCCGTtaaggtatttttgtcaaatcaagtTCTCCACTTACTTTTTCACCCTTTTTCTATCAACTCTCTCATCTTTTCTACCAAAGTCCTCATCTCCCTACATTCGTCCTTGTCGGttgaaagagaaaagggaaaaagtgATTAGGGTTTCTGAATTAGGGGTTTGGTTGACAGAGATTTGATCGGTGTAAAACTAAGGCTGAAAAACAGATATCGATAAGGAATCTTTCGAATTGGTGGATTGTAAGGCAGTGAAGTTGACTGCGAAATGGCAGACCATTTTCGCAGATCTGGGAAGGCTCCCAAATATGGTGAGTTGCATTTGAACCATATAATACTAAGATTGTTGATACATTTGAGATACTTAagtattttaaaatgtttagttgtCAGTGGTGTGGTCCTAAGGTGTGGGTTTTTGTCATTTTGTATTGAAGGTTGCCTTGGTTTGCATTTTGGCTTTTTAAATGGCATTGTAGTGGTTGGCGTGTATGTTTACTGCTGTCTTGTAGTGTGGAATAGTTTAAAGGTTTTGGCATTGAATAAGATTAGGGAAGATATGAGGAAGTAGGGTCCTCTGGTTTTTGACATCTAACCTTTTTGCaaccttttcttccttttggtaAGCTTATTGATTGAGTGTTTTCCATTCACATTTAATAAGTCTATTTTTTGTGGAAGTTGTGCTTTCCATTCACATTCATAGTTGGAAAGCAACACCGACAATAAACTTTATAGGTTTTTGCATACAAATATAGCTCCTccttatacatatacatatatatatatggttgacattgaatgatgattttttttttttttttttgcactgtaCTAATACATCCTCATGTGAATAATAGTTTTTAGCATTGAATAATGCAGCTAAGCCGAACAAATTCACTTACAAAATCCACCATGGAGGTCAGATCATTAAGAAAGAAAGTCAACAAAAATACATTGGAGGTGAAGTTATTTTCTTAGATTGGGTTTCAGCTGATCAACAATCTTTGGTGGAATGTCATGATATTGCAAGACAATTGGGGTATCAATTGGAATTAAGCATGCATAGAAAAAAGCCTACTAGGATAGGATTTGTTGAAATGACATGTGATATAGAAGTTTTGGctttaattgatgaaatgggAAAAAACAGGATGACAGAATTATTTGTGGttgacaagaagaagaaggatgtTGGTGAAGGCTCAACTAATGTGGATGCATCAGTAGAGCAAGAGGTTGAGATGGCAAATAAGGGAGATGTTGTGTCTTTTCTTGAAGATGTTGAGGGAGGAAATGGGGAAGATGCAGATGTTGAAGGGGAGAAGAATGAGGAAGTTGTAGATGAGGATGTATTTAAAGACAGTGATTATGAGCAGGATTCTGATATTGAGCTGCAAGTTGATTATGAAGTTGATGATGATGAGTTTGAAGAACATGTAGACCAACCTATTATAGAAGAGCCCGAAGAAATGGGGTTTGCAAGAGAGATATCAGATGAGGATGCTAATTCTTGTGACTTTCATAGCCTTGAAAATGAAACTTCACAAgaaaaagatgaatttgatgaggTAACcagcagaaaaagaaagaggcaATGGAATAAAGCCTCCACCATAGTTTAGAGAGTGGCATAGAGGTACAAACTTGAAAAATCCTAACTATTAATGGGAGACTATCATTAATTACAGTGTAATTAATGGGAGACATAAAGGTAGCGGAATAAGCCTATACCAAAGTTTTTCCTAATAAACCACAATTGAAGGAGGCTATCATTAATTACAGTGTAATTAATGGGAGACGTGTGTGGCTTAAAAGAAATGACAAggttagaattagggttttttatcAAGGAGATTGCCCTTTTGTCATTATGGTCCTTTACATAAGAAGCAAACAGGCAAACCTAAGAAGAATAGGACAAAGGAGCCTGGTGAAAAGCCACCAGTGACAACTCATGGTGGAAAGAAGCTAGGGAAATGGGTTTCACACAAACCGTATACAATCAACAATGTGGACATAAAGGCCACACAAACTTGTGGAAATGGGGGCTTTACAAGTCAGTCAACACCAACTCATGGCATTTATGAGCCAAGTCACACAACTGCAAACACACCAGTGACAACTCAAGCCACTCAAGAGCCAAATCATTCAGTTGTTAACACATCTACACTAGAGGTatctgttttgttttgtatttttttttttttttaattataggtTTTGATAATGAAAGTGAAGTCCATTAAATTGGTTGATATTGTAGGTGGGCATATGCATGGGCATGggaaaaggaagaggaagaggaatggGAAAAGGGAAAGGCATAGTATCTAGCTTACAACCCATTCCACAAGTTCAAATGATACATTCAGTAGCCCTTTAAATGATACATTCAGTAGCCCtttagtttttgtgttgtttattcttttcctttttttttttttcaacaattacTTCTGTAAATTGTGATAAAAGGAGTACGATTTGGATTTTATAGGGTGACTAAGTGTAAGCTATTATCTTTTGGTTTTCAATAGGTACAAGGCTGCATTGGTGTCACTTCCCAAGTAGTGCCACCACAATCACAATCCACCAACAAACGATACAAATCACCTGCAAAGAGAGGCAAACCTTGGAAGCCTTGAGCATAGAGGGAGTTTGTAGTTTGGATATCACTGCACAAATAGAAGAAAACAAGTTGCAaccatttcttttcttcttctttttgaatTAGAACAGTTGGATATTAATTTTGCAGTTGAACATTGCTGTTAAACATGTGGGATGTTGTTTTTTGATGTTGAACATtttaacatatttttctttGAGATATTTTGCAAGTTATAATGATGATCATGTTGAAAATTTCATGTAATGGAACATAATATCTCTTTTTGTTAATTCTTTTGATTTAGCTTTGTCTATGGATTTACAATATTTGAACCATTCATTTCATTATATTCAAGTGTGCAAACTATACagtttttttctaaaaattaatGAAAGGGAAAAAGTCAAGTACCGTTTACAATGATTTACTTGAGTTTGATGCCAAATCGTTTTTAATAATAGTTGAAGAGTTAATATCACTACCAAAATTAGCAACATAGGGGTATTTtctgagagaaatgagggaaataGGGTGAAAAAGCAAGTGGAGAacttgatttgacaaaaatactctgaacttaacggaatttttaacggaatgaccaaattgatagATGGTGGATAATCTCTGGGACCATTTTAATCGATTTGAAATCTCAGTgatcaaaatgaggagttatgcaaatctcagggaccattttggctaaaaagccttatatgaatatgattttctgaaacagttattgttttgttttacaagtatttggtttagttttgcaaCAGATTATTAAATAGTTTTTGTTGTGTTATATATTTTGTCATTGTTTTTTTGTTATCTGCATATAATATTTTGTGTACTAATTtgtaattgtttgtttttttgttcattAGTTATGGAGAATTGTAAACTAGCTTAGTTTACATATGATGATTTGTCCGTTATTAGTTCTATTTCATCAACTTCTACATTCGATCAGATTTGTattgatatttgttctaggtTTAAGGGTTTGAGACTTGGTTGGTTTGAGTTACGAtatgctttgaatgaagatCCTACTTGTCTCCTAGATTGTAATGCCAATGTTAGGAATATGTTAAAGGTTCTTGATGTTGTTGGAAAATCCATCATAGAAATATTGGTTATTGATAAATGTGATGGTTCTATAGTTCAATTACCTACAAAAAGCATATCTTCATCTTACCGTACATCAAACTCTAAGATTGTTGTTAGTGAAAATGATTATTGAGGGAAGTATGGTTCTCATGGTATCAATAATTATATGGCATATGAATGAGATAGTTATATAGAATCTGAGGGGCAAGTTTTTAGGGGAGGTTGTGTTGATTTTCGAGATAAGTTAAAGAATTTTTCTGTTGAATGTGGTTTTGAATTGAAGTATTTGAAGAATGATAAGAATAGCATTAGTGATGAGTGTTCTAGGAAGGAATATGATGGTTGTCTTTGGTGTGTGTATGCATCCAAGTGTGATATTAATGACTTTTTCATAATTCGGAAGTTGCATAATGTGCATACATGCAATGGTATGATtcgaaagaagaaaaacaaagttgtTGGACGGTAGTTTGTTGCTTCTCTCATCAAGGACAAGGTTTAATCAAATCCTCTTATTAAAACGATGGAGATCATTTCAAACTTAAAACAATTTTATGGATTAGATATTGATTATGCTATTGCATACTTTGGCAAAGAGAGGGCAGTTTTTGAACTAAATGGTGATGATGTCGATGCTTTTAAGTTATTGCCTTggtaggttgaatatgcatgttcAAGCAATCCCGATTCTATGTTTAAGCTTGAAGTTGTACCGGAGACCAATAGATTTCTTCGTTTGTTTATTGCTTATGATGCATGGATAAAAGGTTTCATGTTTTGTCGCTTAATGGTATTCATTGATGGTACTTTTATCAAGAGCAAATACAAGGGCACACTTCTATCTTGCTATGCAAAAAATGGGAACGACGATGAGTTAATACTTTCTGACTTTACATTCAatattatcttctttttttttttttattgcatttTTGCTGTGCAAAAACTTTTCATAAATAGTCAAAGCACAGTTTTACGAAATCCATGATATTTATACTAGTAGTTCTATCACAATTTGATTAGTAGTTGACAATTgactttatttatttctttttattgtgtatatatatttgattttattattaaataatggaAAAAGAGTTGCAGATATACTTCAAACAAAGTTTGAGAAGTAATTTAATTGGAGTTTCAGAAGtagtttaaattttgacagtacatttttctttttgttatgcAGAGATTTTTGAGGTTGCTTATACTATTGTTGATTCAGAAACAATAGCAAATTGGAGATGGTTCTTATTATTTGGTTTATTAAGGGCTCAAGATAGGGTGATCATGCTTATGTTAGATAGACATAATGGTATTTTGAAGAGTGTTGCAGAATTCTTTCTAGAGTCTCCACATTCATTTTGTATTGTTCATTTGAAACAAAATGTCAGTACTTTATTTCCAAAGGTGGCTAGTGAGGGACTAAAGAAGAAAACGATGAACCT encodes the following:
- the LOC137717119 gene encoding uncharacterized protein; translation: MTCDIEVLALIDEMGKNRMTELFVVDKKKKDVGEGSTNVDASVEQEVEMANKGDVVSFLEDVEGGNGEDADVEGEKNEEVVDEDVFKDSDYEQDSDIELQVDYEVDDDEFEEHVDQPIIEEPEEMGFAREISDEDANSCDFHSLENETSQEKDEFDEVTSRKRKRQWNKASTIV